A genomic segment from Tessaracoccus defluvii encodes:
- a CDS encoding acyl carrier protein: MASTEEIRTDLAEIVNDIAGVAAEDVQLDKSFVDDLGVDSLSMVEIIYACEDKFSVSIPDEDAKNLKTVGDAVAYIERAQS, translated from the coding sequence ATGGCAAGCACCGAAGAGATCCGCACCGACCTCGCCGAGATCGTCAACGACATCGCCGGCGTAGCCGCCGAGGACGTCCAGCTGGACAAGTCCTTCGTCGACGACCTGGGCGTCGACTCCCTGTCGATGGTCGAGATCATCTACGCCTGCGAGGACAAGTTCTCCGTGTCGATCCCCGACGAGGACGCCAAGAACCTCAAGACCGTCGGCGACGCCGTCGCCTACATCGAGCGCGCCCAGAGCTGA